The genomic DNA TAGTTTTAGTTCGATTTGATGATAGTAATATAAAGGGAAAAGGTTTTTCATACTATTTAAATCAAAATCATTTTTATTTTTATTCTGGTATGGAAGGACTTATAAGATGAAAAGTGTCATTATTTTCTTAATTTTTATTTCTTTATTTAATATTTATGCACAAGATAAAAAAAAACTTAAAGATACTAAAAAAGAAAGTAATGCACAAAAGAAAAATGATTTTACTTTTAAAGCAGATTTTTCTCAAGGAATTATGTCTTCTCTTTATAGGAGAGTTGTTTTGAAGGGAAATCCTGAGGTGACCTCATCTGATTTTAAACTTAGGGCTGATGAGATTGAAATTTATGGAGAGGGTAGTTCTTATATTGAGGCTCGTGGAAATGTTTATTATGAAGATTATAAAAATAAAATGAATGTTAAGGCACAATTTTTATTCTTTAATAGAAAATTGGATAATTTTTATCTTCAAAGAGGTGTTGAGCTTGAAGATTTAGAAAATGAGCTTGTTGTTAAGGCCGAAAGGATAGAGGGTGGACATAAATCAAACATTTATGTTATGCAGTATTCTGTTAAAATATACAAAGGCGAGACTTTTGCAAGAGCTGAGAATGGGATTTATAATAAAGAAGAAAAAGAAATTGTACTTGAGGGCGTTCCAGTTATTTATCAAGATGATAATTATTATTCTGCTGCAAGGATAATTTTTAATACGGAGACTAATAAATATAATCTTGAAGGGAGTGTTGAGGGTAAATTTACCCAGACAGAAGAAGATGTTTCTAAAGAAAAGCAATAGAATAAAATCAATAAAAGAAAGGCTTAATGTTGGCTATGTTAATGATATTGTTCTTAAGGCAGATAATATAGTTAAAAAATATGGAGAGAAAGTAGCTGTTAATGGGGTTACTATTGATGTTCATAGAGGTGAAGTTGTAGGTCTTCTTGGGCCAAATGGCGCTGGAAAGACTACTACCTTTTATACTATTGTAGGATTTATTAAATCTAATAGTGGTTGTGTTTTGATAAATGATTATGATGTTTCTGGTCTTAATATGTATGAGCGAGCAAGAATAGGTATTGTATATTTGCCACAAGATCCGTCTATTTTCAGAGAGCTTACAGTTGAGGATAATATTCTAGTTGCTCTTGAGAGGAGAGAAGATTTATCACAAGCTGAACGTAAGATGGAACTTGTAAATCTTCTTAAAGAATTTGAAATAAAGAGAATACAGCATCAAAAAGCATATACTCTTTCTGGTGGTGAGAGAAGGAGAACTGAGATAGCTAGAGCTTTGGCAGTTAATCCGTATTTTTTATTGCTTGATGAACCTTTTGCAGGTATTGATCCTATTGCTATTGGAGATATAAAAAATATAATAAAAATTTTGAAAAGTAAAAATATTGGTGTTTTAATTACGGATCACAATGTAAGAGATGCTTTTGATATAATAGATAGAGCTTATATTATTTATCAAGGACAGGTTCTTGACGAGGGTAATGTTTCCTATATTATAAATAGTGAAAAAGCTAAAAAACTTTATCTTGGTGAAGAGTTTAGATTATGAGAGTAATAGAGAGAGAGCTTTATTATGAATTTGAATTGGACCCTAGCATTAAATTAATATATACTAAGCAGCCTTTTGATTTGAGTATTAAGGATATTAATAATGATAACCTAGATTTTATTCCTAAGAGCAAGAAAATAAAATATTTAAAGCAACTGCATACAAATATTGTTTATGAGGTCTCTGATGATTTTGTCAATTTTCAGGAAGGCGATGGGCTTGTTTCTTCTTCTTATAATGTTGCTCTTCTTGCTTACTATGCAGATTGTCTTCCAATATATTGTTTTGACAGTTTTAAAAAATATATTGGACTTATTCACAGTGGATATAAGGGTAGTTTCAAGCTTATTATTTTAAAAATGTTACTTATGTTTGAGAAGATGGGGTCAAACTTCCGAGATTTGAAAATTGTATTTGGGCCTTACAATAGGGCATGTTGTTATGAGGTTTCTTTGGAGTTTTTAGAAGAGGTAAAATCAAAATTTAGTAAGAAGTTGTTGGATATATCTTTTTATGATAGAAATGATAAAATATACTTTGATAATGGTAGTTTTAATTTAGGCTTAATTTCTAATTTTAATTTAGATATTAAGGATTCGGGTCTTTGTACTCATTGCGAGCACAATCTTTATTCTCATAGAAAACTTAGAGACAAGAGAAGTTATGCTGCAATTTGGAGAGTTTAGTTTGAATGTTAAAGATTTATCATCCAAGCTGGATGAAATGTTTCAGATAAAGAATTTTGAAAATATTGATAAAGGACTTAATGGCCTTCAAGTGGGTAATTTGGATGCTAAGGTTAGAAAGGTTGCTTTTGCTGTTGATGCAAGTATGACGACTTTAAAAGAGGCTAAGGATTATGATTTTTTAATAACTCATCATGGCATTTTTTGGTCAAAATCTGAAAGAATTGTTTCTGTAATGTATGAAAAGATTAAGTATCTTATGGAAAACAACATAGCTCTTTATTCTCTACATTTACCTATGGATGTACATCCTGTTTATTCTCATAGTAAAGCTTTTTCTGACTTTCTTGGGTTTAGGGATCCTATTCCTTTTGCAAATTATAGGGGAGCTAATTTAGGTATTATTTCTATTTCTAGTCTTAATTTTTCTGAAATCCTGAACAAGATTAAGAAACAAAATAAACATATTCTTTATTATAAAGAATTTAAGGAATATGTTTACAAGGTAGCTATTGTTAGTGGCTCTGGATATTCTTTTTTTGAAGAAGCTTTGCAGTATGGTATTGATTTATTCATAACAGGGGATACCTCTCATCAAATATATTCTTTAGCTGAAGAGTGTGGTGTAAATTTGATATTTGCGGGTCATTATTTTACTGAAACATTTGGTTTGGTAAAATTAATGGAGTATTTTAGGAATTATGAAGAATTACACATTAAGTTTGTTGGTAGAGATACTAATTTATAAGGATTTTATATGAATATAAATAGAATCAAATTGATTAATAATTGTATATTTATTTCTATTCTAGTTTTTTTTGATCAATTATCTAAGTATTTAATTGTTCAATATGTCAAACTTGGTTCTGAATATTTATCTATTTTTGGAGATTTTTTTAAAATAATACATGTTAGGAACACTGGGGTTTTATTTTCAATAGGTTCTAATATTGACGATAATTTAAAAAATTTATTTTTTCTTGTGCTTCCTATTGTTGTTTTGGTTTTTGTTTTTTATTTTTCCTTAAATGAAAAAAATAGAATAATTAGAATTTCATTTTTATTGATTTTATCTGGTGGTATTGGGAATATTATTGATAGGTTATTTAGACCTTTAGGCGTTGTGGATTTCTTAGATGTAAAATTTTTTGGCATTTTTGGACTCCAAAGATGGCCAACTTTTAACTTTGCAGACAGTTATGTTGTTATAGGAATAGGTTTATTTGCAATTTATGATTTGTTTGTAAAGAATAGAAAGTATTAATCTATGAAAATTTTATACTTTATTTTGTGCTCATTGACTAATTTGTCTTTAATGCTTTTAGTTTTTTTTCTAGAATTTTTTTTTATTGCTAAGCTTAATGTTATTATTTCTCCTTTTTTTCAGTTTGTTTTGGTTTTGTTAATGATTATTATTTCAATTTTCATAAGCTATTTTTTATCAAATATTATTGCAAAAAGTATTATTTCTAAATTTTTCAATATAGATAAATAAAAAGAGAGGGGTTTAGTGGCTTTGCGAGTTTTAATTGCCGGGGAGATTGTAGGCAAGCCTGGCATTGTTGTAATAAAAGAATTTTTGTCTACTTTTAAAAAGAATAAAGAAATTGATTTTGTAGTGTCTGGTAATAATTTTACTACAGGGTTTAGGGGTCTATGTAAACGACATGTTTTTTTGCTAAAAAAGTATGGTGTTGATGTTTTAACTTTAGGAGAAAATGCATTTTCAAGAACTGTATTGAGTGATGAACTTGATAAATACAATTTTATTTTAAAACCTCTAAATTGTCCTGCTAGGATAAAGGGTTATTCTTATTTTATTTATAATGTTAATGGTAGTAAAGTTGCTGTAGTTAGACTTGTTGGACAGACGGGTATTACGAAATATAACTTTAATAGTCCTTTTTTTGCTTTTGATTATGTTTACGAGAAAATAAAGTTACATACCAATAATATAATTGTGCTTTTTGATTCAAATACTACGGCTGAGACTAATTCTATGTTTTTTTATTTAAAATCTAGAGTTAGTGTTTGTTTTGGTGTTGGTAGAAGAATATTAACAGCGGATCTTAGAATCCTAGATGACACTGCAGTTATTACTGACCTTGGTAGAGTTGGGAGTTTAAATAGTGTTATTGGTTATGTTCCTGAATTTGAGATAGATAAATTTTTAAAAGGGTTCTTACATAATCGATTTACTGAATCTTGGGATGGACTTGGATTTAATGGTGCTATAGTTGAAATCGATGATAATGGAAAGGCTGTTTTAGTAGAGACTGTAAGAGAGTATATCAATTTTAAAGGTGGTCCAAAGAATGAAAATGATATTTGAACTATTAATATTTAGGTCAATCTGGAGGCGAAATAATGTATAGCTATCTTGTAGAGGGTGGTTTTAAAATAGGTGGAAGAATAACGGCTAGTGGCAATAAGAATGCAGCTTTGCCTTGCATTGTAGCTGCACTACTTACAGATGAAGAGGTTGTTTTAGAAAATATTCCAAACATTAAAGATGTAGAAGTTATTTTAGATATTTTAAAGGATGTGGGTGCTGAGGTCGTAAGAGATGGTAATATTGTTAGAATTAAGGTTTTAAATATTAATAAGACAGAGATGAATTCTTCCTTAACAGATTTAATTAGGGCTTCTATTCTATTTGTTGGACCTATTCTTGCTAGATGTGGAAGGATTAATATTGCTCCTCCTGGCGGAGATGTTATTGGAAAGAGACGGCTTGATACTCATTTTTATGGACTTGGCAAGCTTGGTGCTAAATTAATAGATAATGAGAAGCGGATTATTTTAGAAGTGGATAAATTGATTGGAGCTGAGATGTTTTTAGATGAAGCATCAGTTACTGCCACTGAGAATATTATTATGGCTGCTGTTTTTGCTTTTGGTGAAACCGTGATAATGAATGCTGCGTGTGAACCGCATGTGCAAGATTTATGTAAGATGTTAAATACTATGGGAGCTAGCATTTCTGGCATTGGTTCTAATGTTATTAAAATAAAAGGTGTTAGAAAATTAAGAGGGACTAGGTTTCGAATAGGT from Borrelia turcica IST7 includes the following:
- the lptB gene encoding LPS export ABC transporter ATP-binding protein, which codes for MFLKKSNRIKSIKERLNVGYVNDIVLKADNIVKKYGEKVAVNGVTIDVHRGEVVGLLGPNGAGKTTTFYTIVGFIKSNSGCVLINDYDVSGLNMYERARIGIVYLPQDPSIFRELTVEDNILVALERREDLSQAERKMELVNLLKEFEIKRIQHQKAYTLSGGERRRTEIARALAVNPYFLLLDEPFAGIDPIAIGDIKNIIKILKSKNIGVLITDHNVRDAFDIIDRAYIIYQGQVLDEGNVSYIINSEKAKKLYLGEEFRL
- the pgeF gene encoding peptidoglycan editing factor PgeF — translated: MRVIERELYYEFELDPSIKLIYTKQPFDLSIKDINNDNLDFIPKSKKIKYLKQLHTNIVYEVSDDFVNFQEGDGLVSSSYNVALLAYYADCLPIYCFDSFKKYIGLIHSGYKGSFKLIILKMLLMFEKMGSNFRDLKIVFGPYNRACCYEVSLEFLEEVKSKFSKKLLDISFYDRNDKIYFDNGSFNLGLISNFNLDIKDSGLCTHCEHNLYSHRKLRDKRSYAAIWRV
- a CDS encoding Nif3-like dinuclear metal center hexameric protein, with amino-acid sequence MNVKDLSSKLDEMFQIKNFENIDKGLNGLQVGNLDAKVRKVAFAVDASMTTLKEAKDYDFLITHHGIFWSKSERIVSVMYEKIKYLMENNIALYSLHLPMDVHPVYSHSKAFSDFLGFRDPIPFANYRGANLGIISISSLNFSEILNKIKKQNKHILYYKEFKEYVYKVAIVSGSGYSFFEEALQYGIDLFITGDTSHQIYSLAEECGVNLIFAGHYFTETFGLVKLMEYFRNYEELHIKFVGRDTNL
- the lspA gene encoding signal peptidase II → MNINRIKLINNCIFISILVFFDQLSKYLIVQYVKLGSEYLSIFGDFFKIIHVRNTGVLFSIGSNIDDNLKNLFFLVLPIVVLVFVFYFSLNEKNRIIRISFLLILSGGIGNIIDRLFRPLGVVDFLDVKFFGIFGLQRWPTFNFADSYVVIGIGLFAIYDLFVKNRKY
- a CDS encoding YmdB family metallophosphoesterase, whose translation is MALRVLIAGEIVGKPGIVVIKEFLSTFKKNKEIDFVVSGNNFTTGFRGLCKRHVFLLKKYGVDVLTLGENAFSRTVLSDELDKYNFILKPLNCPARIKGYSYFIYNVNGSKVAVVRLVGQTGITKYNFNSPFFAFDYVYEKIKLHTNNIIVLFDSNTTAETNSMFFYLKSRVSVCFGVGRRILTADLRILDDTAVITDLGRVGSLNSVIGYVPEFEIDKFLKGFLHNRFTESWDGLGFNGAIVEIDDNGKAVLVETVREYINFKGGPKNENDI
- the murA gene encoding UDP-N-acetylglucosamine 1-carboxyvinyltransferase — its product is MYSYLVEGGFKIGGRITASGNKNAALPCIVAALLTDEEVVLENIPNIKDVEVILDILKDVGAEVVRDGNIVRIKVLNINKTEMNSSLTDLIRASILFVGPILARCGRINIAPPGGDVIGKRRLDTHFYGLGKLGAKLIDNEKRIILEVDKLIGAEMFLDEASVTATENIIMAAVFAFGETVIMNAACEPHVQDLCKMLNTMGASISGIGSNVIKIKGVRKLRGTRFRIGADFMQVGSLISLSALTGGELEINRADPKHFILIRHVYSKLGIDFEYDEENIYVKERQDLKVRLDFGGHIPKIDDGPWPAFPTDLMSIVIVTATQVQGTVLIFEKMFESRMFFVDKLIKMGAQIVLCDPHRVVVTGKTVLKGSVLSSPDVRAGMSLLIAALCAKGESQIQNVYQIERGYEEVVGKLSSLGAKIKRVVEK